A single genomic interval of Terriglobus albidus harbors:
- a CDS encoding IS481 family transposase has protein sequence MAWRKVEVEAQRLRFVEAAMIGERSFSSLCMEYEISRPTGYLWLKRYREHGAAGMQEASRRPLLSPRQSPAELEEQIVSLRRQHPDWGARKLRVLLGRSGVKVPSSTVHRVLRRHGLIHRLDSHPQATGSFCREAPNQLWQMDFKSPKGWNAHLGPLSVLDDHSRYALVLEQLSSGEGLVVQQRLDKAFSDCGLPEAMLMDHGQPWWNAQSPGGWTQLSVWLMRLGIRLYFSGVRHPQTQGKVERFHGALERARRRCGPMDTPPGQSWLDRFREEYNHVRPHEALDMETPADHWHPSQREYTEPRNPAYAPDAEVRELNSNGALWLDGRSWQVAGALAHQPVRLARIDQRILIFYGDTPIRELDLTGQGSTIVEPCPANSLNL, from the coding sequence ATGGCATGGAGGAAGGTGGAAGTGGAAGCGCAGCGATTGCGGTTTGTGGAGGCGGCGATGATTGGAGAGCGATCGTTTTCGTCTCTGTGTATGGAGTACGAGATTAGCCGTCCGACGGGTTATCTGTGGCTGAAGCGATACCGTGAGCATGGAGCGGCCGGCATGCAGGAAGCCAGCCGCAGGCCTCTGCTGAGTCCCCGTCAGAGCCCTGCCGAGTTGGAAGAGCAGATCGTGTCTTTACGGCGCCAGCATCCTGACTGGGGTGCACGTAAGCTTCGCGTTCTGCTCGGCCGATCTGGGGTGAAGGTGCCATCGTCGACCGTACATCGAGTGTTGCGTCGGCACGGTCTGATCCACCGGCTGGACAGCCATCCACAGGCCACTGGCAGCTTCTGTCGCGAGGCGCCTAATCAGCTCTGGCAGATGGATTTCAAAAGCCCTAAGGGATGGAACGCGCATCTTGGCCCCTTATCCGTGTTGGATGACCACAGCCGCTATGCCTTGGTGTTGGAGCAACTGTCCTCGGGTGAAGGTCTCGTCGTCCAACAGAGGCTGGATAAGGCGTTCTCTGACTGTGGGTTGCCCGAGGCCATGCTGATGGATCACGGCCAGCCCTGGTGGAACGCGCAGTCACCAGGAGGATGGACGCAGCTATCCGTGTGGCTGATGCGGCTGGGCATCCGGCTGTACTTCTCCGGAGTCCGCCACCCGCAGACCCAGGGTAAGGTGGAACGCTTCCACGGTGCCCTGGAGCGGGCACGGAGAAGGTGCGGGCCGATGGATACGCCGCCTGGCCAGTCATGGCTGGACCGCTTCCGGGAAGAGTACAACCATGTTCGTCCCCATGAAGCGCTGGACATGGAAACGCCAGCAGACCACTGGCACCCCAGCCAGCGAGAGTACACCGAACCACGTAACCCCGCGTATGCCCCGGATGCCGAAGTGCGCGAGCTCAACAGCAACGGAGCGCTCTGGCTGGACGGACGCAGCTGGCAGGTAGCCGGAGCCCTGGCTCATCAGCCTGTCCGTCTCGCTCGCATCGATCAACGCATCCTGATCTTCTACGGTGACACGCCCATCCGGGAACTCGACCTCACGGGGCAGGGTTCCACGATCGTGGAACCCTGCCCCGCAAACTCACTCAATCTGTAA